A region of the Manduca sexta isolate Smith_Timp_Sample1 chromosome 5, JHU_Msex_v1.0, whole genome shotgun sequence genome:
aatttcagtgaGATTTTGAAGTGAGGTGGGCACTTCCTAAAAAGCTGCGCCGATAATATTTACGCTAGACCAAATAGGATTCAATAGAAAGCCTAGACTAAAAATTTGATgtgaataaacatattattattatttttgttatatttactataattatttggtatgtttttttacttactatttattattaaggcctgattttttaaacattaatccCCTTATTGTATTGCGTTCGGGGTACGATACTGCTCTGacgtcccgggttcgaatcctgggtcaggaaaagtgatattgggttttttgctTAGTGTTACTCCGAAGTCTGGCATGTATGCCCGCGATGGCGACAGACTTGTCCCCTATCacgttatgggacggaacatatagGTGAAAACTGGCTGCCCTAGTTATACCTCTACCTGAGATGAAAGGTATGACGTATCTATGTATGTGTGTAAATGAGAAAATGTCTGGATATAAAAGTGATTATCCTGGTTTCATTCATACAACATTATTGTATCTGTTTATGTTGCATTTTATACTAGAATAACTTTTCTGGTGATTAAAGAATCGGTGTCACGTTTCCTTCGACTCTTTCCacacaacaatattatattattgtagaaaAGCTTTGGTACCTATTCGGAACAAGTTCCACAAACtagttacaatataatattagttttaagcTTATAAATAGTATTTGGAATTTAAAGTTGTggataaactatatttatatgatataatatattataattcattcttattttttattcagataCAATTTTCATGGATGCTGGTTGACTGGGACAGAATGTTtacggcattaagtccacctgtgtacaatatataattgcatgtaaaatgtaaataaataagttattatgaacctttgaattataaaaacaataaacacatttagtacttacttatttttctaggataaaagtgGAGTAATTATACAACAAGGCTATTTTCTAAGCCATCGGTTGTCAATCCTCTAGAGGCGTGATGTCCCTTTAGTGGGGGTAGAGTGCGCGTGCGCGAGGCAGGACCTCCGGCGCCGTTGTGTCGCGTCTGCTGCCGACCCCAGGGCTGGCACTAGGATCCACATTGCGagttatagcttgctttaaagACTCCAAAGCACTTGATAGTAAGTAAATTTGgattcagataaaaaaaaaagtaacctGGAACGCGATACATCCACGTTAACGGCGCTAGTAAGGCACAATTTTCGCATTGTTTAAAGTAGTAGTTACTCGAGCGAATATATATATCCTCCCCTCCAGCAACTTACGCAATACGAAATCTAGAATAACaaatttgattaatataatgatttcttatgtttccgcgaatgttagacatttaaattaaactattttacgtccccgccgtgaccatgaagtctgcaaagtttcgaaacgtcgggagaaaagtaaaatattaaaacggcgatgaaattcgtaaaatagtttaatttaattgtttgatatatttataagagGAGCTTGCGGATCATCATTGGGATACTGAGTGATTACTATCGCCTATAAACATACACATTTTTTAGTAAAGGGACACAATACACAAAGGAAGTAAGTACTTGAGAGTCCGCGACACCCCTGTGTGGTGTCGTCGCCGGCGCCGCGCTGTCGCCGACACTTGTTGCGAGCGGCGCGACGCACCTCACCCCCCTCTGTCTTCACATCTCATCTGGTATCATGGGGTCGCTGTTAAGTTACACGCCCTCACATACTAGGAACAGTATGGCaacatttgttattgttttattaaaatttttatcgctgatttattattattattagtcttatttttatatggttGAAGCTCAgtggcagtggcgaaaggtaaaatcTTCTGAAAAGGaatccaacacaacatatagatactaatatacatgaatgcgTTCTGTAAATCATTctgataataattacataaggggaagccggcaggagtcgtgttatatggaccctcCGCCATTGCTCAGTGGAGATATTAAACACATCTTATCTGCTTCATGGTGTGCCTGTTTATACCGTTAAGAAATCAGCCTACTGCgatgttataaataagtatgaagaatttaaaaaaatctctgttATAAGCAGCGGGACGCACTAATGCAATATCGCCTTACTGTTCTCTCACAACTCAGTGCTTGTCGAAGACAGTGCTGCGGAGTAAGTGTGTGTCACGCACCAGCTCAGTCACCGTTGAGCCTCGACCCTGTCTCCTCCTGCATCATCCTGCATACACTGGGCTAAGAAACTCTAGTTCCTCATAAATGCTATTGTTAAGTGATCTTTGAAATTACGGTGAAGTGgttttttgtgttattgttaTGTGAAATGTGAGTATAAATTAATGTGTATTGTTtgatctattttaattaataaaaaatattctgtgtACTTAAAGAAtacatagattttttaaaatttgtttgagtTCAATCACAAGGCTGCGggaaagtaatataattatgatctACGATGTTACACTTAGAGTGGCTCACTTCACCCCTAAAAAGTCCATAGTATAGTGTTTTGAAAACACTTGATCAGGCGTTATAGGTCattgcaataattattattataatgattgtctataaaaaaataagatttccTAAGCCCACtactgaacacgggcctcctagAACTAGTTAACACTGAGAgggtttttaaataagtataaattcaaaatttggtgcgtttttaattataatatagtgcaATTTTTTAccctaataaaaatacacaaaagcTCTTtacaaaaattgaaaaatattaaaagtagtaTATTTGGTTTAAGTGTTTGCAAGTGACATACGGGGACTGTCGTTTATTGAAGACTTTAAGTTTGACTTTAAGGTAATCTGTAACCAGTGAAAAAGTTCTACAGTCATAAAGGattaaaaaatatcgcaaaTTCATTTATTGGAAATATCTCTATGTGATACTAAGCCTGTCTGTTTGTGTGATACTatgaagttttatttaacaGATGCGCTGAAGCTAGAAGCTATGAGCGGGCGCGGAGAGCAGTCCTCCTCCGCGGCCAGTTGATCCTCTCACGTATGTATTGCTTTTTATACCTCGCTATCagtcacatcataggacggaataaaCAAGTCTAATAGTGGGCAGGTGTGTACGTGCGTGTGTGATCTGACTCACTGACGTAGCAAGGGATTTCCACTAGGTAGGGGGTGTGATCTGAGCGAATATTTTGACTATCTATAAGGACAAGTTCAATGGTTGAAACGAGCTAAGACCGAGCTGGCTTTGAGTTCAATTCTCCAGCGTGAGATATGTATCGCTGATCCGCAAATATTTTTGCGAGCCATGACAAACGGCATACTTTACAATTACCATGATGCAGTTAAAAACTGTTTACTTTTACATACGTTATGTTCATAGGTCCTTATGTTGTCTGTCTGTTTTGCTGTTGGCTATCAGTAATTGTGTTAAGAGGTCaggtttatgtttatttacggTAATATCAGGTATCAGAATACTATGTAGTAGCATACGGAGTTGAACATGAGACCTcagcatacatacatacatacataacatcacgcatttatccccgaaggggtatgcagaggcgcaactagggcacccacttttcgccaagtatgttccgtcccatgatgtgatagagggcgagcctatcgccatatcgggcacaaattccagactccgggctgatactgagcagaaaaacccaaataacctcagcattaatataaaattcaccATAGAAGCATGtaacagttataaaaaaatatttttgcaagactgttataatattctgtttcatattttttttccggcAGACTCTTTCACAAAAAAGGAATCAGAAAAAGTTTCGttaattaatatgatataaatttctAGGCGTTTCTCTAGGTTCACGGCACCACCCACACCATTCTCGCTTTCCAGAACTCATAAATAGCGATATGTTATTTAGTTTGGACGGGAAGTACGCATTCATTATAAACATTTGGCTTAAGATTTTGGCAGCATAAGTGcagtgtttattgttatgtgaCTGAAGGCTTTGTTCTCGACTTTAAAACTTTTctcgttttgaaataaaaacgtgTAATCAGACTTACTATTGTAAggttttgaaagaaaataaaatatagatgttaataaattattatattcagtttatAAACCCCAACACTCTGATCGTTATTCATATAGATTTGTTAATTGAGCTATCAACCTTTAATACTCTGGCAGCACAGCAGCATAAAGGAATAACGATCAGAGTGATGGCAGTTACAagttgacatttttaaaaaaatatataaaacgaaaaaagaATGGCGATAGGCATTCCGCCGTCTGAACTGGAGAAGGAATGATTGTTATGTTGAAATAGTTTAAGTATCAAGTTTGTCTCTAAGCCAGATtggcaatttatattaaaatatataagttcaatataattatatacttattaatagtGCTGGTGTGGTTTCATTATTTGGAACGGTTGGATTGCTTACTACactatatacattttgttttgcataatatattaaataggcGACCATTTTGACCTTACAACACATACAAATCTTAAAACTGTCCAActactttataaaatacacaaattctTGCATAGTATTGAGTATATGATACGATGCCACGTGTGTGCTACGACGCTACTTTTAGAGCTACGAGTCTTGTTAAGCTTTCTTTGCTACGTCGCTACGACATTCCAGTGCTACTTTCACTACGCATTGCGTGAGCTACGATCCCTTGCGCTACGAACGACGCGATGTAACGCGTTGCAGAAACGTtatggaatttaaataaatatcttatattaattaataaaaaattgtactgTTTCAGtagatgttattaaaattgactTTGTTCATTTCTAATCTTTGTAGGTTTCAATAACATGCATGGTTGAGAAATCAATTAGGTATTTTGTTTGATTCTAAGGTAGAATAAAGGAATAAGAAAGTTTCTATTCGAGGGCTACACCATTTATTTCGGgattttttgttactaattttATTGGTCTAATCTTGTACCTCAAAACAGTAGAGAATTccgtgaaaatttaaaaatgattttaatgattATGTTTGTGCTGGGTCTGATATACcttttatttgaatgaaataattaagAGCTCGCTTCCAACAACTTATTTCGTGCCTTTGGTACCACacctaatttatataaaaatgaaaatatgttacATTCGAAAAAGTATACAAGCTGTAAAATAGATGGTtgctaatatgtttttttatcataattatatttaaataattgatgcttaatatcagccctgaatttgGGATTTCTATCTAATATGGCGATGGCTTTGTCTCCTATCTATTTTTGCGAGAATACATACGTCAAGGAGTGCGTGGCTTATATGCGCCTTTGCCTCCCCTTTTAGAGACAAAGGGAATGGAAATCTGTGTGTGTCTGGTATCTTGGTATCCGTTCCATTAGGTATTTCTCGCCTCACacgtataataaatgtatagataataaatccACTGTAATGTGTGATTGTGCAGCGCGATGGGGTCGAGTGTGCCGCGCGGCGCGCGCCCGCCGAGCCACGTGGCGTACTACGTGGCGCTCGCCGGCATCCTCGGCCTGCTCGTGCTGCTCTGCTTCTACTTCTTCTACTACTTCATCAGGAAGGTCAAAGGTTCGTTCACACGTGAACAACACTACGTTTTCTAGTAGAGGCGTGAAACTAAGGACTCATGTTAAATGATCTCAAATATGAACATTTTTACCCAGCCTTAATGTAATAACAGCATTTCGTTCGCTGGGAGGGAAGGCCCAATCAGGACTTGGTTACAGATaatcctaattataattaaacacgtcacacaaatacatttaatattcaaCATCCAGCCGCAGCAAAAAGTCAAGATAGGATTGAAAACAAAGATTGTATGTAAATGGTGTGGGTTCCTATGCTATGTATGCTTACTGTTGTGATTACAGAGCTGTCGCAGCAGGACACGCCGCTGCAGACGCCGACATGCCGCGCCCCTCCCGCGCCTGTCGCCACCTACCCCGTGCAACCAGGTACCCACATATTATTAAACCCAGGAGTCATtagcaaagggtccatataacccgattctacTGTCATCcctatatgtaaaatatatgtagaatctaattatcattagaacgatttgcagactgcatccatgcatattagtatctatatgttgtgtcgggttccctttcgctACTGATAGGGTTAAGTCTTAAGGGGCTGTGGTCTTACTTATGATGGATAAATCTGCTTTGTATTACTGTACCACTGCATCGGCCTCCTTTACCTTTCAGAGGGTGAAGGTTTTATTCGCCCAAGTTGACCTAATGGAGACTTcaaataccttcgaaattcttgtGATGAATTCTTTGATATGTATGTTTTctcatattttcaaattaaagcGTGTGACAAAGAATGCCCGGGGCATAGAAAAGTTATAATTGTGTTGCTGggcatattatttgtttaaaattttcaatatccGCACTTAGCAAATCCGGGGATATACTCTCAAAGACCGAAAGACCCCTATGGATTGTTAAATGTCCATCACCGGTAACCTTACTATCTTCTTGCAGTAGTTCGAGACAGCGCAACCGCCATGGCCAAGCTCTGCAAGCAGCTCCCAGCGCCAGCCTCTAAGGGAGACACCGTGTTCCCTACCTCCACCTCCCCTGCCGCGCTCCACACCGACACAGGGGACGGAGTACCGGCACCACAGCCAGAGAAAGTACCCGCTCCAGCGGCGGCCACGGTACTCGAGACTGATCTTGTTAGGTAGGCAGTTTACGAAGGACTATATTAGTCTCTTTCATTTCTTTTATGGAAGAGAGAGGAGacattttctaaataaagtGCTTCGACGTTTATGTGATTACGTCGCTTTAGTAAATATGGACAATGATTTCTAATGTACGATTCCTATAATCGATGTAACCGCTGCCGTCAAATCTATAgtgaaaatgaaccaatcaaggtagaatataatattgtttggtttatttttatcatcaatGGTTCGcagttgagatatttttttagaaattagtGGAAAAGCATACAAAATAACGGTTTTTTATAGGTAAATTTATATGCTCGAACTCAGGCAAGTTTCCTAACTGACTATAGATTCTATAGCAATTATGTCAAGAGTATAGTCTGATTTGGCAAATTATTTAAAGTCCAGGCGATGCAACTCGGACGCTTCGCTTATTATTGTTGTTCTTGTCATCAATTATAGTATTTAGatcgtgttattgttatttaaactaTGACcagattatattattgttatgtatgtagttaAAAACTTGTGTGTGTAATAACttgctaaattattaaaaggtGTATAATGAAATCGTCCATGTGTAACGGAATTTTGGAAAAGTATTTAGCTTTTTTCGTAAAATGTAtatgaattttgtaaaatataatatatatttagtataattgaaatgtattttCCAACTGTAATTAGTATAGgaccaattaaaatatttaattagtttgtatgtatctcaaattatttaataattttggctaaaatatTACAAGTGCCAGGACTTTATGGGTCAGGAGGAGTAGGTAtgttacattattctatatttaaattgactATGACGTATTTAATTGAGAAGAAAAACGTATTCATTGGTAGTTAGAAAGAGACAAACATAATAGATCTGCACTGTTATCAGAATATTTCCCGTTAGAATATAGATTCTAACGggaaataaggaaaaataagCATGTAACgcaaatatagaataatatccCTATATCTTTTAAATTCATTCTCTAACAATGACTAGtttgtgaattaaaaataaagaaaaaaatatacttattagcATCAAAAGTGTAAGACAGTTACAAAATTTAGATAAACTATCTACAATTAATTTAAGCATATTAAtgcatataatattgtatattagttAGGCTCAGTAacatcatgatttttttttattttgctcttTACGGACATGTATTAACAAAACGAGCTCCTTGCTCGTCTcgtaatttttgtatataaatacttactataTTCACAGCTACTTTAAATACATTGACCGGCCGAAATTACCAAACGGTCTCAATTGCTATCGACGATAGCGAATATGGATCAATCACAACAGTTTGTTACGACTCATTTCATTGGTTAATTTTCGGCGCCGTCATTTAATTTCACAATTAAAACATTGATTCTACCGCGATTTTTTGCTTGCGAAAGATGCGTATGCGGTGTCTAACTTAAAGTATGGTTATGTATGAAAGTTGTATGTAAAGCCGTCCATCGCTCGCCCTCATGTATACGCTTTATTAATCCGCGCCAATGTcattcccccttattcatagacgttatttatctaaggacggagcattgctgtgataacaagtctgtttctcagtgctgacggcatggcagccttcgcagtgcgtagccatagggccgttgtgattgctTAATATTGTTGTACCTCAATATTAGCCTAATACAGCTTCACTCCgcccttagataaaaaacgtctatgaataatagggttaatgtttatttgttaccggataaaattaataaacggtGTTCGCTATCTCCGGAAATATCGCTGTTTTggatcaataaatttaatatgacgttcagtattaaattagtttaattggTTTGTTTTCCAGATAGATCTGCAGATAGCAAAcaacattgtttattaattttcgcCGTTATTTGTAgttgtaagtattaaaatataatataaattatattcaaaattgtactcaattttatagtaatttaaactaaatatttgtattaaaaggCATTCATGTGAAGTGATTCTTAtgtattagataaataatggcataaattattaatatttaaggtaTAATATTGCACTTGATATCAAACATAGTGCTTCACTGAACATTATGACTTCACATCTTATATGTGGATGTAAGCTGAGTGCAGTCCTCAGGAATTTGATTCAATGTTCTTAacattgctactgtttatacgCAGTCGCGCTAAGCGAGTAAGTAAGAGAGACGAGTAAGTAGCTAGGCGAGCTACTTACTCATCTCGTTcttcattgtataaaaaagctTTGATACCGTAAatcaaattatgtaaaatataatataaatattaataattttattcgcaTATagggttatattatatttagatctAAAAACACAATCTAAGTACGTGATGGCACGTAACAAGAGTTGCTTGTAATACAGGACCACATTTGGGGCAGTAGTGTGGGGGGTCCGTCAAGTTTCTGTACGTTTATACGcttactgtatttattttataaataaatgttgtttacttatttaatgtgtgtTTAATAACAGTATCACCCAGATTTATACCACTACTGATCTTTACCTTctttaaccttttttttatttatttatttataaatcatggGATAAGAAACGGATacacaatttgtataaaatcaaataacataaataataaatgtgtaattcATAACGTTATCCTCAAATTAGTTTTAGACGAAATTATTTGATTGATATTTGAACAGATTGTCCAATTTAAGGTGATTAGTCGATTTGATATCTAAATTcttatagataaattatatttgatgcaAAATCTTTGCAAGTCGTTTTTCTTCGAACGAGCGAGCGatgtaataatgtaattttgaaaagaacCATGCGATTTCTTTAGCTTTAAACTTCACTCGAGTCCCACTTCAGTTATATAGCTTATAATTTGGTAATAAAACAACTGTAACTTGGAACAAAATTTATTGACATCAAAATATGTTACAACGCTTAGAATATTAAGAGGCAATACTGAAAAATAAAGTGAAAATTAATGACTATTAGAAAACACAATTCAAAACATCGATGCGCTTGTTTGGCAATTAATATATATCCAAGTTATATATACTGCTTTCAAAAggataaaaaacttaaattatgtAATGAGAATTTCGTATTATACTCAATTTTTATGacactgaatataataaaattaagtacacTTGTACTACGTATGCGatgtttttgcaacattaatCACAGGAAAATAGTTCAagtctaaatatataaataagtaaaatattaNNNNNNNNNNNNNNNNNNNNNNNNNNNNNNNNNNNNNNNNNNNNNNNNNNNNNNNNNNNNNNNNNNNNNNNNNNNNNNNNNNNNNNNNNNNNNNNNNNNNNNNNNNNNNNNN
Encoded here:
- the LOC115446261 gene encoding uncharacterized protein LOC115446261, yielding MGSSVPRGARPPSHVAYYVALAGILGLLVLLCFYFFYYFIRKVKELSQQDTPLQTPTCRAPPAPVATYPVQPVVRDSATAMAKLCKQLPAPASKGDTVFPTSTSPAALHTDTGDGVPAPQPEKVPAPAAATVLETDLVR